A section of the Acidobacterium capsulatum ATCC 51196 genome encodes:
- a CDS encoding sigma-70 family RNA polymerase sigma factor has protein sequence MGNLASAIGSRPEEAAIVAQLREGSEEAYAWLISKYHQPIYSLVARTIPNPCDAADLTQEIFIKIFRGVGKFHGDASLRTWIYRIALHEASNQRRWWSRHRRQEITIETELFAAEEGDALCLKDTLIDEHESPFDNAAHREVADRVEAELRLIPEPYRTVVVLRDIEGFAYEEIAEILSTNLGTVKSRLMRGRAQLRQRLQPYVEAARRKPVQPAIRFSPSSAEEAP, from the coding sequence GTGGGAAATTTAGCAAGCGCAATCGGATCCCGTCCCGAAGAAGCCGCCATCGTCGCGCAACTGCGCGAGGGTTCAGAAGAAGCCTACGCCTGGCTCATCTCCAAATATCACCAGCCGATCTACAGCCTCGTAGCGCGAACCATCCCCAATCCCTGCGACGCCGCCGACCTCACCCAGGAAATCTTCATCAAGATCTTCCGCGGCGTCGGCAAGTTTCATGGCGATGCCAGCCTGCGCACCTGGATTTACCGCATCGCCCTGCACGAGGCCTCCAATCAGCGCCGCTGGTGGTCGCGCCATCGCCGGCAAGAGATCACCATTGAGACCGAACTCTTCGCAGCAGAAGAAGGCGACGCCCTCTGCCTCAAAGACACACTCATCGACGAACACGAGTCGCCTTTCGACAATGCGGCCCATCGCGAGGTCGCTGATCGCGTCGAGGCTGAGCTGCGCCTCATCCCGGAGCCCTATCGCACCGTGGTCGTACTGCGCGACATCGAGGGCTTTGCCTACGAAGAAATTGCTGAAATCCTCTCGACCAATCTCGGCACCGTCAAATCCCGTCTCATGCGCGGCCGCGCGCAATTGCGTCAGCGGCTTCAGCCCTACGTAGAAGCTGCACGCCGTAAGCCAGTGCAGCCGGCCATCCGCTTTTCCCCGTCTTCTGCAGAGGAGGCGCCATGA
- a CDS encoding zf-HC2 domain-containing protein, producing the protein MNSCRATRNSFSGYLDGALSGVEMQSIAAHLSSCTACAAEFESWRAMQDALYRLGPAKAPEDLALRLRVAVSRERARTPRNWLADLRVRWENSLRPLVLQASAGFVSSVLLIGTVALMVGTLAAPPAAVASNDSSETATAPRLLYSNAEGSGAFFSPSHAVVVEAYVDGQGQVYDYRIVAGPRDPSTRAAVENMLLFSIFQPAMMYGQPVRGVALISFSGVAVRG; encoded by the coding sequence ATGAATTCCTGCCGTGCCACCCGCAATTCCTTTTCCGGCTATCTTGATGGAGCACTCAGCGGAGTGGAAATGCAGTCCATCGCCGCTCACCTCTCCTCCTGCACGGCTTGCGCCGCGGAGTTCGAGAGCTGGCGCGCCATGCAGGACGCACTCTACCGCCTCGGCCCCGCCAAGGCGCCCGAAGATCTCGCGCTCCGCCTGCGCGTAGCCGTATCGCGCGAACGCGCCCGCACACCCCGCAACTGGCTCGCCGACTTGCGCGTCCGTTGGGAAAACTCGCTTCGTCCGCTGGTCCTGCAGGCCTCGGCGGGCTTCGTCAGCTCCGTATTGCTTATCGGCACCGTCGCGCTCATGGTCGGCACTCTGGCAGCGCCGCCCGCGGCAGTCGCCAGCAACGACTCGTCCGAAACCGCCACCGCGCCCCGCCTGCTTTACTCCAATGCCGAGGGCAGCGGCGCTTTTTTCAGCCCGTCTCACGCCGTTGTGGTCGAGGCCTACGTGGACGGCCAGGGCCAGGTCTACGACTACCGCATCGTCGCCGGCCCGCGTGACCCCTCCACCCGCGCCGCCGTTGAGAATATGCTGCTCTTCAGCATCTTTCAGCCGGCCATGATGTACGGCCAGCCCGTCCGTGGCGTCGCTCTCATCTCCTTCTCCGGCGTTGCCGTCCGCGGATAA